Proteins encoded together in one Marinobacter sp. Arc7-DN-1 window:
- a CDS encoding putative nucleotidyltransferase substrate binding domain-containing protein codes for MAAANTETTPPQNIRAIMTFLREHAPFSSMDDTHLAHFAEHASLQFYADGDAVLSPDQGVVKRFYVVKQGRIRGERHNEKEDRTETTFEISQGECFPLAAIIGERPTRTLHRASGDTFCLSIGQNAFITLFSESEPFRDFCLRGVSSLLDQVNRRIQSGAMASMGSSTSLDTPLERFALRNPIVCSPDLPVRKAVARMHENNVGSIIVTDDNRHPTGIFTLRDLRTMIAEEKGPLNTPIRQVMTKEPCCLPSHADAFEAAMLMAEHHFAHLCVVDDENKLIGVVSERDLFALQRVDLVNLARTISTATHLRTLVSLRSDVSRLVDAMLAHGADSGQVVKIITTLNDVTVRRVLELNIKKNDPGIPFTWLTFGSEGRQEQTLLTDQDNGILFRTPEGMTEEQVREKLLPFAQTVTQELAECGFTLCKGNIMASNPKLCLSDREWDDWFIRFIDASTPQNLVYSSIFLDMRAVFGATEPLHDLLDKVLSRIRKNALFQKMLAGNAFQRKPPLTMFRNFRYVSEGKKRALDLKRQGLAPFVEAIRVFALANGVETANTLERMDELAKKGVFDPKDANAWKESYSLIQAIRMRAHQEMLEKGEELTNYIDPDDLNPLDRRILRESFRQAQRLQQKLEVTYQL; via the coding sequence ATGGCCGCAGCAAACACAGAAACCACCCCCCCCCAGAACATCCGCGCGATTATGACCTTTCTTCGGGAACATGCGCCTTTCTCCAGCATGGATGATACGCACCTCGCACATTTTGCCGAGCACGCATCTCTGCAGTTCTATGCAGACGGCGACGCCGTTCTGTCTCCGGATCAGGGCGTCGTAAAAAGATTCTACGTGGTCAAGCAGGGGCGGATTCGTGGCGAGCGACATAATGAAAAGGAAGACCGGACGGAAACCACCTTTGAAATCAGCCAGGGCGAATGCTTTCCACTGGCGGCCATCATTGGCGAACGGCCAACCAGAACCCTGCACCGCGCGTCTGGAGACACCTTCTGCCTCAGCATCGGACAGAATGCCTTCATTACCCTGTTTTCAGAGAGTGAGCCTTTCCGGGATTTCTGCCTTCGCGGTGTCAGCAGCCTGCTTGATCAGGTAAACCGGCGCATCCAGTCCGGCGCTATGGCCTCCATGGGCTCCAGCACGTCCCTGGACACGCCTCTTGAGCGCTTTGCCCTGCGCAATCCGATTGTCTGCTCCCCGGACCTTCCGGTACGAAAAGCAGTGGCACGCATGCACGAAAACAACGTCGGCAGCATTATCGTTACCGACGACAACCGCCACCCAACCGGCATTTTTACGCTGCGGGATCTTCGTACCATGATCGCCGAGGAAAAGGGCCCCCTGAATACGCCAATTCGGCAGGTCATGACGAAAGAGCCCTGCTGCCTGCCCTCCCATGCGGATGCCTTTGAGGCTGCCATGCTGATGGCGGAACACCATTTTGCCCACTTGTGCGTGGTCGATGATGAAAACAAACTTATTGGCGTAGTGTCGGAGCGGGACCTTTTCGCCCTTCAACGGGTGGATCTGGTCAACCTTGCCCGCACCATCAGTACCGCCACCCACTTGCGCACCCTGGTCAGCCTGCGATCAGACGTGTCCCGTCTGGTCGATGCCATGCTGGCCCACGGCGCCGATTCCGGGCAGGTGGTCAAGATCATCACAACCCTGAACGACGTAACCGTTCGACGGGTACTGGAACTGAACATCAAGAAAAACGACCCGGGCATTCCCTTTACCTGGCTGACCTTCGGCAGCGAAGGGCGCCAGGAGCAGACACTGCTGACCGATCAGGACAACGGCATCCTGTTCCGGACCCCGGAAGGCATGACCGAAGAACAGGTTCGGGAGAAACTGCTGCCATTTGCCCAGACCGTCACCCAGGAGCTGGCGGAGTGCGGCTTTACCCTGTGCAAAGGCAACATCATGGCCAGCAACCCGAAGCTTTGCCTCAGTGACAGGGAATGGGACGACTGGTTTATCCGGTTTATTGATGCCTCGACACCCCAGAACCTGGTGTACTCCTCAATCTTTCTCGATATGAGAGCGGTGTTTGGCGCCACCGAGCCGTTGCATGATCTGCTGGACAAAGTGCTGTCCCGTATCCGGAAAAACGCCCTGTTCCAGAAGATGCTGGCGGGCAATGCCTTTCAACGGAAGCCGCCGCTGACCATGTTCCGGAATTTCCGCTATGTCTCAGAAGGCAAAAAGCGTGCGCTTGACCTCAAACGCCAGGGCCTTGCGCCCTTCGTGGAAGCGATCAGGGTCTTTGCATTAGCCAACGGGGTCGAAACGGCAAACACCCTGGAGCGCATGGATGAGCTGGCAAAAAAAGGGGTCTTTGATCCGAAGGACGCCAATGCCTGGAAGGAAAGCTATAGCCTGATCCAGGCCATCCGGATGCGAGCCCACCAGGAAATGCTCGAAAAGGGCGAAGAACTGACCAACTACATTGATCCGGACGATCTGAACCCATTGGATCGGCGCATCCTCCGGGAGTCTTTCAGACAGGCTCAGCGGTTGCAACAGAAACTCGAAGTGACCTACCAACTCTGA
- the smrA gene encoding DNA endonuclease SmrA, with protein sequence MTTKDERLSFLEEMKDVRRIRKPNRAEVSTPRELTPGHLERQRSAVESPVRDKNPLTSDIVEPLTAHDVLSWRRPGIQHGVFRKLRLGQYPIEARLDLHRMTVEQARREVFTFVGDCVRYGLRSVIILHGKGERNPDGIAQLKSYLAKWLPELADVMAFHSAQKHHGGTGAVYVMVRKSERDKQHNREVHGSR encoded by the coding sequence ATGACTACCAAAGACGAACGCCTCAGTTTTCTTGAGGAAATGAAAGATGTCCGGCGCATCCGAAAGCCCAACCGCGCCGAGGTATCGACACCCCGTGAACTGACGCCAGGGCATCTTGAGCGACAGCGGTCCGCCGTGGAAAGTCCGGTCCGGGACAAAAACCCCCTGACCTCGGACATAGTCGAACCTCTCACAGCCCACGACGTTCTGAGCTGGCGGCGTCCGGGCATACAACACGGGGTATTTCGCAAGCTGCGGCTGGGGCAATACCCCATTGAAGCCCGGCTCGATTTACACCGGATGACGGTGGAACAGGCCCGAAGAGAAGTGTTTACATTTGTCGGTGATTGCGTCCGTTATGGTCTGCGCTCTGTGATTATTCTCCATGGCAAGGGGGAGCGCAATCCTGATGGCATTGCACAATTGAAAAGTTACCTTGCCAAGTGGTTGCCCGAGCTGGCTGATGTCATGGCCTTCCATTCGGCCCAAAAACACCATGGTGGAACCGGAGCGGTTTATGTCATGGTGCGAAAAAGTGAACGGGACAAGCAGCACAATCGTGAAGTTCACGGAAGCCGTTAA
- a CDS encoding (2Fe-2S)-binding protein gives MALRLTVNGEQHSLDVEGDTPLLWVIRDELGLKGTKFGCGAGLCGACTVHLNGQPVRSCSTPAEMAAGGQVQTIEGLGGGDQLHALQQAWIEQGVPQCGYCQSGQIMSAAHLLANNPAPSRDDIVAAMTGNLCRCGTYSRIIAAVESVATGSSNSQEV, from the coding sequence ATGGCATTAAGGCTGACAGTCAACGGAGAGCAGCATTCGCTGGATGTGGAGGGGGATACACCCCTGTTGTGGGTAATCCGTGACGAGCTGGGGCTGAAAGGTACCAAGTTCGGCTGCGGTGCCGGACTTTGCGGCGCCTGCACGGTGCATCTGAACGGCCAGCCTGTCCGGTCCTGCTCGACGCCGGCTGAAATGGCGGCCGGTGGCCAGGTGCAGACCATCGAGGGGCTGGGTGGTGGCGATCAGCTTCATGCCCTGCAGCAGGCCTGGATTGAGCAGGGCGTTCCGCAATGCGGTTACTGCCAGTCGGGCCAGATCATGAGTGCGGCACACTTGCTGGCCAACAACCCGGCTCCCTCGCGGGACGATATTGTTGCCGCGATGACAGGCAACCTGTGCCGTTGCGGAACTTACTCCCGGATTATTGCGGCGGTGGAATCCGTTGCCACCGGTTCATCCAACAGTCAGGAGGTATGA
- a CDS encoding XdhC family protein: MAMNRRDFLKVGAGASGSLVVSLALPGCAGIQTGYQPEAGEWRPDAWLELTENDEVFFTLAHDPRIDDMGLLAALQSKAFYIGAMGSRKTSEARRERLSSLGLEDAVLDRLRAPIGVDIPSKTPAEIAISVVADLIVARHHLRAAPPSL, encoded by the coding sequence ATGGCGATGAATCGACGGGATTTTCTCAAGGTCGGCGCTGGTGCCTCCGGCAGTCTGGTGGTTTCCCTGGCTTTGCCGGGCTGTGCCGGAATCCAGACAGGTTATCAGCCAGAAGCCGGTGAGTGGCGGCCGGATGCCTGGCTGGAACTGACCGAAAACGATGAGGTGTTCTTCACCCTGGCCCATGACCCCCGGATTGACGATATGGGGCTGCTGGCGGCGTTGCAGTCGAAAGCATTTTACATCGGTGCCATGGGCTCCCGAAAGACCTCGGAAGCACGGCGTGAACGACTGAGTTCGCTGGGCCTGGAAGACGCGGTACTCGACCGCTTGCGCGCCCCCATTGGCGTCGATATTCCCAGCAAGACGCCTGCGGAAATTGCAATCTCCGTGGTCGCGGACCTGATCGTGGCCCGACACCATTTGCGGGCCGCCCCTCCATCCCTATAA
- a CDS encoding methylthioribulose 1-phosphate dehydratase has product MFDVTRYARAADSIVEAGSFLYQRGWSPATSSNYSARIDGEHIAITVSGRHKGQLGAGDVMVVDLAGRPVQSNCRSSAETRLHTILYEVFPEVGAVLHTHSVKATVLSRLLTPGQPLELEGYELQKAFAGVETHESVLTIPVFDNTQDIDALAQETGDWFRGHPDQPGYLIRGHGLYTWGNTMADCLRHAEAFEFLFECELETMRMRP; this is encoded by the coding sequence GTGTTTGATGTAACCCGATACGCCAGGGCGGCCGACTCGATTGTCGAAGCTGGGAGCTTCCTTTACCAGCGAGGCTGGTCGCCGGCGACCAGCAGCAATTACTCTGCGCGCATTGACGGCGAGCATATTGCCATAACCGTATCTGGTCGTCACAAGGGGCAACTGGGTGCTGGCGATGTTATGGTGGTGGATCTGGCGGGCCGTCCGGTTCAGAGCAACTGCCGATCTTCGGCCGAAACCCGGTTGCACACCATATTGTACGAAGTTTTCCCGGAAGTCGGCGCGGTGCTTCATACCCACTCGGTCAAGGCGACAGTCCTGAGCCGGCTGCTGACACCGGGGCAGCCGCTGGAGCTGGAAGGCTATGAGCTTCAGAAAGCCTTTGCCGGCGTTGAAACCCACGAATCGGTATTAACCATTCCGGTCTTCGACAACACCCAGGATATTGATGCTCTGGCGCAGGAGACCGGGGACTGGTTCCGGGGCCATCCGGATCAGCCCGGTTACCTGATTCGGGGCCACGGTCTCTACACCTGGGGCAACACCATGGCCGACTGCCTGCGCCACGCCGAAGCCTTTGAATTCCTGTTTGAATGTGAACTTGAAACCATGAGGATGCGCCCATGA
- a CDS encoding 1,2-dihydroxy-3-keto-5-methylthiopentene dioxygenase: MTTLSVFDQSQPETARTVTENPAEIRELLARHGVRFEQWPTRDLPADASQEEVLEAYGDEVAKLKAECGFQAADVVSLNPDNPQKEALRKKFLDEHTHREDEVRFFVRGQALFYLHFGNEVFAVLCQKNDLISVPDGTRHWFDMGPEPEFTCIRLFTNPEGWAADFTGEDIAARLPHYEALAGAAG, translated from the coding sequence ATGACGACCTTGAGTGTTTTTGATCAAAGCCAGCCAGAAACGGCCCGCACGGTCACCGAAAACCCCGCCGAGATCCGCGAACTGCTCGCCCGGCATGGTGTTCGCTTCGAACAGTGGCCCACCCGGGATCTGCCAGCGGACGCGTCCCAGGAGGAGGTCCTGGAAGCATACGGCGATGAAGTAGCGAAGCTGAAGGCGGAATGCGGGTTCCAGGCTGCTGATGTGGTGAGCCTGAACCCCGACAATCCCCAGAAAGAGGCGCTCCGGAAAAAGTTTCTGGACGAGCACACCCACAGAGAGGATGAGGTTCGTTTTTTCGTGCGGGGCCAGGCTCTGTTCTACCTGCACTTCGGCAACGAGGTGTTCGCCGTGCTGTGCCAGAAGAATGATCTGATCAGCGTGCCGGATGGCACACGGCACTGGTTCGATATGGGGCCGGAGCCGGAATTCACCTGCATCCGCCTGTTCACCAACCCCGAAGGATGGGCTGCCGATTTCACCGGCGAGGACATCGCCGCCCGGTTGCCGCACTACGAGGCGCTGGCAGGAGCGGCGGGGTGA
- the mtnC gene encoding acireductone synthase translates to MIRVVLTDIEGTTSSISFVHDVLFPYASEHLPGFVRARCQDNPAVAGQLDAVAEKSGVARDDVDGLIEVLQGWIREDRKETALKALQGMVWEQGYQQGELKGHIYADAAEYLQRWHDRGLRLFVYSSGSVKAQKLIFGFTTEGDFTPFFSGYFDTRIGGKKEADSYRNILSELGVEAGTVLFLSDVEAELEAAEQAGMQTAWLVREGDLPETGRFVARDFAEVDTLLQKR, encoded by the coding sequence GTGATCCGGGTCGTGCTTACGGACATCGAAGGCACCACCAGTTCCATTTCCTTTGTCCACGATGTCCTGTTTCCGTATGCCAGTGAGCATCTGCCGGGCTTCGTTCGTGCCCGGTGCCAGGATAATCCGGCGGTTGCAGGGCAACTGGATGCTGTAGCGGAAAAATCCGGTGTAGCGCGCGATGATGTTGATGGACTTATCGAGGTCCTGCAGGGCTGGATTCGCGAGGACCGCAAGGAAACCGCGCTCAAGGCGTTGCAGGGTATGGTCTGGGAGCAGGGGTACCAGCAGGGAGAGCTTAAGGGACATATCTATGCCGACGCGGCCGAATACCTGCAGCGCTGGCACGATCGGGGCCTGCGTTTGTTCGTATATTCCTCCGGGTCGGTCAAGGCCCAGAAGCTGATTTTCGGCTTTACCACGGAGGGCGACTTCACGCCGTTCTTCTCCGGCTATTTCGATACCCGTATCGGGGGCAAGAAAGAGGCGGATTCCTACCGCAATATCCTGTCGGAGTTGGGCGTTGAGGCGGGCACGGTGTTGTTCCTGTCCGATGTTGAGGCCGAGCTTGAGGCAGCCGAACAGGCAGGCATGCAAACCGCCTGGCTTGTTCGCGAGGGAGATCTGCCGGAAACCGGACGTTTTGTGGCCCGTGATTTTGCGGAGGTCGATACCCTGCTGCAAAAGCGGTAA
- a CDS encoding DUF3080 domain-containing protein, whose amino-acid sequence MPGTGFFRIVTPVLALLLAGCNPFSDARPMMDEYVERVARVLETDPQLSDIGSASQLPRRRDRVLTMPELDMGVLDFLSLYGCELQYVVGEKNSVMGRVMQPLNRLRYEIRFIEAARDCLPGIEDEDFSEELGEAIKSKLESLPIAIWNATWGVEEVEKLFTLAKGYYPVAADGNPVSDLALDIDSLNAAVARLRAEDLAVSLDFAGDVHQRWQAEYRVGQLINSALLLTARLQDGTELLKQRIEGRPLCLNGQSNNQSDIVQNTFFSVYIEKIQPYMSAVRQGRTELIEPFERLAELQADIMPDSFAGWYERHLSQDAETSLWRKLDVAMMDHTGAWQDLLGQCGLRPGT is encoded by the coding sequence ATGCCCGGAACCGGATTTTTCAGAATTGTCACTCCGGTCCTTGCGTTGCTTCTTGCAGGTTGCAATCCCTTCTCAGATGCCCGCCCCATGATGGATGAATACGTGGAGCGGGTCGCCCGCGTCCTGGAAACCGACCCTCAACTCTCTGACATCGGTTCTGCCAGCCAGCTTCCCCGTCGCCGGGATCGTGTGCTGACCATGCCGGAACTGGACATGGGGGTGCTGGATTTTCTCTCCCTGTATGGTTGTGAGCTGCAGTACGTTGTGGGTGAGAAAAACTCGGTGATGGGGCGGGTGATGCAACCCCTGAACCGCCTGCGTTATGAAATCCGGTTTATCGAGGCGGCCAGGGACTGTCTTCCCGGGATCGAGGATGAGGACTTCTCGGAGGAGCTTGGCGAGGCCATCAAGAGCAAGCTCGAATCCCTGCCCATTGCCATCTGGAACGCCACCTGGGGTGTGGAAGAGGTCGAAAAGCTGTTTACCCTGGCCAAGGGCTATTATCCGGTCGCGGCGGACGGCAATCCCGTCTCCGATCTGGCCCTTGATATCGACAGCCTGAACGCAGCGGTTGCCAGGTTGCGCGCAGAGGACCTGGCCGTTTCCCTGGATTTTGCCGGCGATGTTCATCAGCGCTGGCAGGCCGAGTACCGGGTCGGCCAACTGATCAACAGCGCGCTCCTGCTGACAGCGCGATTGCAGGATGGTACCGAATTACTGAAGCAGCGAATTGAAGGACGGCCCCTGTGCCTCAACGGCCAGTCCAATAATCAGTCGGATATCGTGCAGAATACGTTTTTCAGCGTGTACATCGAAAAGATCCAGCCGTACATGAGTGCGGTCAGGCAGGGGCGGACTGAGCTTATTGAGCCGTTTGAGCGGCTGGCCGAGCTTCAGGCGGATATCATGCCGGACAGCTTCGCTGGCTGGTATGAGCGGCATCTTTCGCAGGATGCCGAGACCAGTCTCTGGCGGAAACTCGACGTGGCCATGATGGACCACACCGGAGCCTGGCAGGATTTACTCGGCCAATGTGGCTTGCGTCCCGGCACCTGA